Proteins found in one Arachis stenosperma cultivar V10309 chromosome 8, arast.V10309.gnm1.PFL2, whole genome shotgun sequence genomic segment:
- the LOC130946372 gene encoding homeobox-leucine zipper protein HDG2-like isoform X1 — protein MPAGIMIPARNMMSSMIGRTNNGNSLGGGFGSSSSSGLSLGQIENHNKGSETHHQRSMDMFQANMMEGGQLHHHGLEMGQNTPESDVPRIREDEFDSATKSGSENQEGGASGEDQDPRPNKKKRYHRHTQHQIQEMEAFFKECPHPDDKQRKELSRELGLEPLQVKFWFQNKRTQMKTQHERHENTQLRTENEKLRADNMRYREALSNASCPNCGGPTAIGEMSFDEHHLRLENARLREEIDRISAIAAKYVGKPVVNYPLLSSSSVPARPLELGIGGFGGQAGMGGGDMYGGGGAGDLLRPISGPTEADKPMIIELAVAAMEELIGMAQMGEPLWLTTLDGATTVLNEDEYVRSFPRGIGPKPNGFKCEASRETAVVIMNHVNLVEILMDVNQWSTVFSGIVSRAVTLEVLSTGVAGNYNGALQVMTAELQVPSPLVPTRESYFVRYCKQHADGTWAVVDVSLDNLRPSPSARCRRRPSGCLIQEMPNGYSKVIWVEHVEVDDRGVHSLYKQLVSSGHAFGAKRWIATLDRQCERLASAMATNIPTVDVGVITNQEGRKSMLKLAERMVISFCAGVSASTAHTWTTLSGTGADDVRVMTRKSVDDPGRPPGIVLSAATSFWLPVPPKRVFEFLRDENSRSEWDILSNGGVVQEMAHIANGRDTGNCVSLLRVNSANSSQSNMLILQESCTDSTGSFVIYAPVDIVAMNVVLNGGDPDYVALLPSGFAILPDGTTPDGGSEAGGHGGSLLTVAFQILVDSVPTAKLSLGSVATVNNLIACTVERIKASLSGEAPS, from the exons ATGCCAGCCGGTATTATGATTCCGGCGAGAAACATGATGTCATCGATGATCGGAAGGACCAACAATGGAAACAGCCTTGGGGGTGGGTTTGGATCTTCGTCTTCCTCTGGACTCTCTCTTGGCCAG ATTGAGAACCACAACAAGGGTTCGGAGACACATCACCAAAGATCCATGGATATGTTTCAAGCCAACATGATGGAAGGTGGTCAATTGCACCACCACGGCCTCGAGATGGGTCAGAACACGCCGGAGAGCGACGTCCCTAGAATCCGAGAGGACGAGTTCGACAGCGCCACCAAGTCCGGCAGCGAGAACCAAGAAGGTGGCGCCTCCGGCGAGGACCAAGACCCCCGCCCTAACAAGAAGAAGCGTTACCACCGCCACACTCAGCACCAGATCCAGGAAATGGAAGC ATTCTTTAAGGAGTGTCCGCACCCAGATGACAAGCAAAGGAAGGAACTGAGCCGTGAGTTAGGGTTAGAGCCATTGCAAGTGAAGTTTTGGTTCCAGAACAAGCGCACTCAAATGAAG ACGCAACATGAGAGGCACGAGAACACTCAGCTAAGGACAGAGAACGAGAAGCTGAGAGCGGATAACATGAGGTATAGGGAGGCTCTTAGCAATGCCTCTTGCCCCAACTGTGGTGGACCAACCGCCATTGGAGAAATGTCTTTTGATGAACATCACTTGAGGCTTGAAAATGCCAGGCTAAGGGAAGAG ATTGATCGGATTTCTGCCATTGCTGCAAAGTACGTGGGGAAGCCAGTGGTGAACTACCCACTCCTTTCATCATCCTCAGTTCCAGCACGTCCGCTAGAACTCGGCATTGGTGGTTTCGGTGGGCAAGCGGGCATGGGTGGCGGCGACATGTACGGAGGAGGTGGAGCCGGAGATCTTCTGAGGCCAATAAGTGGGCCCACTGAAGCAGACAAGCCAATGATAATAGAGCTGGCCGTAGCGGCCATGGAGGAGCTGATTGGGATGGCACAGATGGGTGAGCCTCTTTGGTTGACCACACTTGATGGTGCCACCACTGTGCTTAacgaggatgaatatgtcagaTCTTTCCCCCGTGGAATCGGACCCAAACCTAATGGATTCAAATGTGAGGCTTCACGAGAAACCGCTGTTGTCATCATGAACCATGTTAACCTTGTTGAGATTCTCATGGATGTG AACCAATGGTCGACGGTTTTCTCTGGAATAGTTTCAAGAGCGGTGACTCTAGAAGTTCTATCAACAGGGGTAGCAGGAAACTATAACGGTGCCTTGCAAGTG ATGACGGCGGAGTTACAAGTGCCTTCGCCGCTGGTGCCAACAAGAGAGAGCTATTTCGTAAGGTATTGTAAACAGCACGCGGACGGCACGTGGGCAGTGGTGGACGTGTCGTTGGACAATTTGCGGCCTAGTCCTTCGGCCAGGTGCAGGAGAAGGCCTTCTGGTTGCTTGATTCAAGAAATGCCCAACGGCTACTCCAAGGTCATATGGGTTGAGCACGTTGAAGTTGATGACAGAGGCGTTCATAGTCTCTATAAGCAGCTTGTTAGCTCTGGTCACGCCTTCGGTGCCAAACGCTGGATTGCAACCTTGGATCGCCAGTGTGAAAGGCTCGCTAGTGCCATGGCAACTAACATTCCCACCGTTGATGTTGGAG TGATAACAAACCAAGAAGGGAGGAAGAGCATGCTGAAACTGGCGGAGAGAATGGTGATAAGCTTTTGTGCTGGGGTGAGTGCTTCAACGGCGCACACGTGGACAACGCTTTCTGGAACGGGTGCGGATGACGTCAGAGTCATGACACGTAAGAGTGTGGATGACCCTGGAAGGCCACCTGGCATTGTTCTCAGTGCTGCTACTTCTTTCTGGCTCCCAGTTCCTCCTAAAAGGGTCTTTGAATTCCTCCGTGACGAGAATTCCAGAAGCGAG TGGGACATCCTTTCCAATGGTGGAGTTGTTCAAGAAATGGCACATATTGCTAATGGAAGAGATACTGGAAATTGTGTCTCTCTCCTTCGAGTCAAT AGTGCGAATTCAAGCCAGAGTAACATGTTGATATTGCAAGAGAGTTGCACGGATTCAACTGGGTCATTTGTGATCTATGCTCCAGTGGACATTGTTGCCATGAATGTGGTTCTGAATGGAGGAGATCCTGACTATGTGGCGCTTCTTCCTTCTGGCTTCGCTATTCTTCCGGACGGGACAACGCCCGACGGAGGTAGCGAAGCCGGTGGACATGGTGGTTCTCTCTTAACTGTTGCGTTT
- the LOC130946372 gene encoding homeobox-leucine zipper protein HDG2-like isoform X2 encodes MDMFQANMMEGGQLHHHGLEMGQNTPESDVPRIREDEFDSATKSGSENQEGGASGEDQDPRPNKKKRYHRHTQHQIQEMEAFFKECPHPDDKQRKELSRELGLEPLQVKFWFQNKRTQMKTQHERHENTQLRTENEKLRADNMRYREALSNASCPNCGGPTAIGEMSFDEHHLRLENARLREEIDRISAIAAKYVGKPVVNYPLLSSSSVPARPLELGIGGFGGQAGMGGGDMYGGGGAGDLLRPISGPTEADKPMIIELAVAAMEELIGMAQMGEPLWLTTLDGATTVLNEDEYVRSFPRGIGPKPNGFKCEASRETAVVIMNHVNLVEILMDVNQWSTVFSGIVSRAVTLEVLSTGVAGNYNGALQVMTAELQVPSPLVPTRESYFVRYCKQHADGTWAVVDVSLDNLRPSPSARCRRRPSGCLIQEMPNGYSKVIWVEHVEVDDRGVHSLYKQLVSSGHAFGAKRWIATLDRQCERLASAMATNIPTVDVGVITNQEGRKSMLKLAERMVISFCAGVSASTAHTWTTLSGTGADDVRVMTRKSVDDPGRPPGIVLSAATSFWLPVPPKRVFEFLRDENSRSEWDILSNGGVVQEMAHIANGRDTGNCVSLLRVNSANSSQSNMLILQESCTDSTGSFVIYAPVDIVAMNVVLNGGDPDYVALLPSGFAILPDGTTPDGGSEAGGHGGSLLTVAFQILVDSVPTAKLSLGSVATVNNLIACTVERIKASLSGEAPS; translated from the exons ATGGATATGTTTCAAGCCAACATGATGGAAGGTGGTCAATTGCACCACCACGGCCTCGAGATGGGTCAGAACACGCCGGAGAGCGACGTCCCTAGAATCCGAGAGGACGAGTTCGACAGCGCCACCAAGTCCGGCAGCGAGAACCAAGAAGGTGGCGCCTCCGGCGAGGACCAAGACCCCCGCCCTAACAAGAAGAAGCGTTACCACCGCCACACTCAGCACCAGATCCAGGAAATGGAAGC ATTCTTTAAGGAGTGTCCGCACCCAGATGACAAGCAAAGGAAGGAACTGAGCCGTGAGTTAGGGTTAGAGCCATTGCAAGTGAAGTTTTGGTTCCAGAACAAGCGCACTCAAATGAAG ACGCAACATGAGAGGCACGAGAACACTCAGCTAAGGACAGAGAACGAGAAGCTGAGAGCGGATAACATGAGGTATAGGGAGGCTCTTAGCAATGCCTCTTGCCCCAACTGTGGTGGACCAACCGCCATTGGAGAAATGTCTTTTGATGAACATCACTTGAGGCTTGAAAATGCCAGGCTAAGGGAAGAG ATTGATCGGATTTCTGCCATTGCTGCAAAGTACGTGGGGAAGCCAGTGGTGAACTACCCACTCCTTTCATCATCCTCAGTTCCAGCACGTCCGCTAGAACTCGGCATTGGTGGTTTCGGTGGGCAAGCGGGCATGGGTGGCGGCGACATGTACGGAGGAGGTGGAGCCGGAGATCTTCTGAGGCCAATAAGTGGGCCCACTGAAGCAGACAAGCCAATGATAATAGAGCTGGCCGTAGCGGCCATGGAGGAGCTGATTGGGATGGCACAGATGGGTGAGCCTCTTTGGTTGACCACACTTGATGGTGCCACCACTGTGCTTAacgaggatgaatatgtcagaTCTTTCCCCCGTGGAATCGGACCCAAACCTAATGGATTCAAATGTGAGGCTTCACGAGAAACCGCTGTTGTCATCATGAACCATGTTAACCTTGTTGAGATTCTCATGGATGTG AACCAATGGTCGACGGTTTTCTCTGGAATAGTTTCAAGAGCGGTGACTCTAGAAGTTCTATCAACAGGGGTAGCAGGAAACTATAACGGTGCCTTGCAAGTG ATGACGGCGGAGTTACAAGTGCCTTCGCCGCTGGTGCCAACAAGAGAGAGCTATTTCGTAAGGTATTGTAAACAGCACGCGGACGGCACGTGGGCAGTGGTGGACGTGTCGTTGGACAATTTGCGGCCTAGTCCTTCGGCCAGGTGCAGGAGAAGGCCTTCTGGTTGCTTGATTCAAGAAATGCCCAACGGCTACTCCAAGGTCATATGGGTTGAGCACGTTGAAGTTGATGACAGAGGCGTTCATAGTCTCTATAAGCAGCTTGTTAGCTCTGGTCACGCCTTCGGTGCCAAACGCTGGATTGCAACCTTGGATCGCCAGTGTGAAAGGCTCGCTAGTGCCATGGCAACTAACATTCCCACCGTTGATGTTGGAG TGATAACAAACCAAGAAGGGAGGAAGAGCATGCTGAAACTGGCGGAGAGAATGGTGATAAGCTTTTGTGCTGGGGTGAGTGCTTCAACGGCGCACACGTGGACAACGCTTTCTGGAACGGGTGCGGATGACGTCAGAGTCATGACACGTAAGAGTGTGGATGACCCTGGAAGGCCACCTGGCATTGTTCTCAGTGCTGCTACTTCTTTCTGGCTCCCAGTTCCTCCTAAAAGGGTCTTTGAATTCCTCCGTGACGAGAATTCCAGAAGCGAG TGGGACATCCTTTCCAATGGTGGAGTTGTTCAAGAAATGGCACATATTGCTAATGGAAGAGATACTGGAAATTGTGTCTCTCTCCTTCGAGTCAAT AGTGCGAATTCAAGCCAGAGTAACATGTTGATATTGCAAGAGAGTTGCACGGATTCAACTGGGTCATTTGTGATCTATGCTCCAGTGGACATTGTTGCCATGAATGTGGTTCTGAATGGAGGAGATCCTGACTATGTGGCGCTTCTTCCTTCTGGCTTCGCTATTCTTCCGGACGGGACAACGCCCGACGGAGGTAGCGAAGCCGGTGGACATGGTGGTTCTCTCTTAACTGTTGCGTTT